The Haematobia irritans isolate KBUSLIRL chromosome 1, ASM5000362v1, whole genome shotgun sequence DNA segment tttaatactagcgacgccagctatgtgtcagaccggggacttatcagccaacctgttatggtagactatttcatatttcagacccattttcaatgggattttcttccaattgactggatagttccacagagaatatatttaatatgatatttaagggtGTCAAGTTtgttctaatttggttcagatttagttaaacCCTTAATATGttcgttcttccggtttatacaaatatggcaaaaattccCCTACTTTACCCAAAAttttgtgatgatttccccatatcttagtcatatcctacacactgtaatgcaagACTTTCCAAAGATCGGTTGAGTTTCAAATAAGTCTACAATTCGCCCAATTTGaccaataatatatcacaacccacaattaacAACAATATCcctttttttacaaacattgtgtttcatcccagtgcgttagccgatttaaattttaattctagagattttgtagaagtacaaaaaaaatgtctccattataagtatttgtatctggaaatgcaaacctagctcccagcaaatttgaggaagttgagatggtaacactaatgttggtctacatagtggtgaagaagGGGCATTGATCATTCAAATTGCCGCAGTTCCGATTTTCTCGACCTCATTCGAGGAATGGGGGTAAAAGTCTACAACATTtcgatttcaaatcatatgaaaTGTGTTATTTCATAGCTTTTTCTTATGTATgtgttaattaataaatttttgcatcaatatatattacattttaaaaaattggtgctccaaatattttatgcctTTTAAAGTGTCAAATAAGGtcgcaaataaatatgaatttaatataattgattATTGTCGCTCTGTGACATTTATAGATAATAATAATTGCTATAGATTTATAAACGGCTTCAGTAttctaattataaatataaacaaatctcTAGAAAATAATCTCAATAATAACCTTTATAAAAGCCAAAGTAGCGTTCAATATGAAAATTAGTCTCATCTTTGCTATCGAAAAGCAAACACAACGCTCTTCACTTTGCTGTAATTAGCCAAACAAATAAGCGTGCAATaaacgaaacgaaaaaaaatgaatagaatttttctatttacCCTCAGCTTAGCTGTTGTTTGCATTGTGATTAATGCTCAACCTAGTGAACCGGTAGATTAAACTTGATTTTAAATTAAGCCATACATACAATGTACCTTAATACTGACCTTTCATATTTGTTATTGTCGATTTTGAAGAAACTAAAGCTGCTCGGTAGCGTTGAACAATTGGAGGGCCCAAAGAAGAAGGAAGCAGTAGATGTATTAGAAAATTCACTGAAAAAGATAGCTGCAGGAGAGAAGGGTCCTCACTACGAGTAAGTGCAGATTGTAAAATAATTAATGGATgagagaaaaacaagtatatacggcagtaagttcggccaggccgaatcttatgtaccctccaccatggattgcatagaaacttgtactaaagaccgtcatccacaatcgaattatttgggttgggttaacacttgccgatggcaaggtatcttaaaacttcttaacgccgtcttctcaattgtaagttagtccatacggggtatatattaaacaaaaacaagtatatacagcactaagttcggccaggccgaagcttatgtaccctccatcatggattgcgtagaaacttcttctaaacactgccatccagaaccgaattacttaagttgcggtaacgcttgccgatggcaaggtatcttaaaacctcctaacaccatcttctaaattgtatgtaagtccatacgtggtatatattaaatcaaaaaagatcgatccaatacgtatataattcagtttgacaaagtagacataaaatttttacaaaattttctacagaaataaaattttcacaacattttctatagaaataaaaattttgacaaaaatttctacagaaataaaattttaacaaaattttctctaggagaaataaaattttgacaaaattttctatagaaataaaattttggtagattatttttggctctagtggcaaccatgattatgaaccgatatggaccaatttttgtgtgattggaccaattttagtatggttgttagcgaccatatactaacaccacgttcctaatttgaaccggatcggaagaattttgctcctccaagatgctccggaggtcaaatctggagaacgttttatatgggggctatatataattatggaccgatatggaccaattctggcacggttgttaaagatcatatactaacaccatgttccaaattacaaccggattggatgaaatttgcttctcttggagacttcgcaagccaaatctggggatcggtttatatgggggctatatataattatgaaccgatgtggaccaatttttgcatggttgttagagaccatataccaatatcatgtaccaaatttcaggcggatcggatgaaattttcttctctttgaggctccgcaacccaaatctggggatcggtttatatgggggctatatataattatggaccgatgtggaccaatttttgcatgattgttaaagaccatataccaacatcatgtaccaaatttcagccggatcggatgaaatttgcttctcttagaggctccagaagccaaatctggggatcggtttatatggggactttatataattatggaccgatgtggaccaatttttgcacggttgttagagaccatataccaacaccatataccaaatttcagccggatcggatgaaatatgcttctgttagaggctccacaagccaaatctgagggtccctttatatgggggctatacgtaaaagttgaccgatatggcccatttccaataccatccgacctacatcgataacaactacttgtgccaagtttcaagtcgatagcttgtttcgttcggaagttagcgtgatttcaacagacggacggacggacatgcttagatcgactcagaattttaccacgacccagaatatatatactttatggggtcttggagcaatatttcgatgtgttacaaacggaatgacaaagttaatatacccccatcctatgatggaaggtataaaaaggccgattaaatatgtatataattcagtttgacaaaattttatataaaaatttgaggacacttcccgaagataaatttaaagatttcacctacactcaaaaaaaagtgaactctctatttcactaaagccaatttaactttattttatttcatggaattattatgttgggagaaagtttcatttactctaataattttttgcgtacattagttaaattaactaaaacacgggaaaaaattatcctcaaattaagcaaaaagatttattaaattcgcgcttcccacaaaatagtacattatttctttaaatttgtaaattttaccaaaaatgcgttcatcatgaacttcgtatgtcactaaagacattcttgccttttttaactccaagtttttccttcaaactacaaaattttctttgacaagtgaaaaaaattaattatgcctaataaattttcttgcatttgtcgaaaaatatttacttatttttatgatatcggcgacatgtcagcgtttgtaatactgtttagttaaaattttcgaaaaatattcaaaattttctaaaattaaccaaaaattttcttcctggtgggttcactgttttttcagtgtatgacgactatatcagattctggatttataagaaccatttttgtttgagttttagggaaatcattaacatctcttgtaagagtgcaagaaaattataaaataacgtcttgatttgaaatcttaaatctgtagattttcacccgagaagtaaaatctggaaattttacattgagtttcaagcaattttcatgatcagtacgccttctataccctcaagaagtgaagtcggtctatatggaggcattacctaatggaccgataaaaacttaatccgatacacgtttttgtgagcctaaaataccagaatatttacaatttcaggaaaatcagataaaaactacggtttctagaaacccaaggagttaaattgggagatcgttcttatgggggctatactaaaatatggaccgatactcaccgttttcggcacacctctttatgacccgaaaatacctcaagatttccaatttccgttcaGGAAgccgaactttaagcttaatattgaggaAAGGGCgaaaaagcaacggtagctttgtactcgtgcaaaaaggcaataggaaaaagtggggactaaaaccaaaaattgtgcattggctatacgcgGCAGTggatagacctataatgctatatggtgttgtagtctggtggtcagcacttcaccagccaacaagtttagacaaagttcagcgtatggcgtgtttgtgtatctcaggcgcattcagcaagacaggaaaaaattcccttaatgtcatgctgcatctattgcctttagacattttggccaaacagtcagctgcaacaaagtCTGtgtggttgcgcgagctatcgctgtggtcggaaaaaagttacggtcacagttcggtcctcaaaataatgccatatgtgcctaacgtaggcgattacactttggcgagtccacttttcgacaaaaagtttgagactctaatccccaacagtgaggcgtgttgtacacagaccccggggaataaagaatatatagatttctacactgatggctcaaaattggatggacaattgggtttcggagtatattctaatgatctggaacttcgaatagcgaaaagattacctaatcactgtaatgtttttcaggctgaaatattagcaataagagaggtggcgaattggctgagaagtaatgttccaaaaaatgtgggcattaatatatactcagacagccaacctgcaataaaatccttggactctgtgttcctcaactcgaaaacggccatcgactgccgcaaatctctcaatgagatggctgagcagtacaatattcacctaatatgggtgcctggccataggaacataccgcggAACtgagaagcggatgagttggcaaggctagggactaccttacatattccagaggaactagaatctgttggtatgctcctggctacctgcaagctcatgctgcgtgagaaggctgttatgatggcaaatgttcgatgggataaTTTCAAGGGCTGTaatgacaccaagcaaatatggccccatttaaacttaaaccgcacactagatatgctagtgttctcaaggcgtcagatatcactcctgatatctgctataacgggtcgctgcctgataggcgattttgcaaaaactattggcgcgaagtataatgactattgtatgagctgtcatgatgcggaggaaaaggaatcaattaaacacctcttgtgtgagtgtcctgcattttgtgtaaagcgcaagcaacttttaggagcattactggcggatctggaaaacgttaacttaagcagtctgctaatgtttttggaagaatctggttggttcaacaaagaaaaataatcaagaaggttcagcggttaacactagaagtgcccatatgtaataggtccttttagttaatgtggtatcacaatggactgaatagtctaagtgagcctgaattttaatcgggctgccactttaacctaacctgacctatccaatttcaggcaaattgcataaaaaacttcggattctagaagcccaagaagtaaaatcgggatatcggtctatatgggggctatacaaaaacatggaccgatactcaccatttgtggctgccaccgtggtgcaatggttagcatgcccaccttgcatacacaaggtcgtgggttcgattcctgcttcgaccaaacaccaaaaaattttcagcggtggattatcccacctcagtaatgctggtgacatttctgagggtttcaaagcttctctaagtggtttcactgcaatgtggaacgccgttcggactcggttataaaaaggaggtcccttgtcattgagcttaacaaggaatcgggcagcactcagtgataagagagaagttcaccaatgtggtatcacaatggactgaatagtctcagtgagcctgatacatcgggctgtcacctaacctaacctaaccataccaaaacatggaccgatgctcataatttttggcacacctctttacggttcgaaAGTACCTctcaatttccaatttcaggcaaattggataaaagctacggtttctataagcccaagaaataaaataggaagatcggtctatatagccctcaaaaatatggaccgatactcagacgagtttgtgcaaaatttcagcacgattgcttcattattgaagactgtagcgtaattacaacagacagacagacagctagACAGCcagactgacagacagacatacggaaagacggacatcgttatatcgtcttagactttttccctgatcaagaatatatatactttatatagtcggtaatcgatatttcgatgtgttacaaacggaatgacaaacttattatacccccgtcaccattctatggtggtgggtataaaaatgaactgaaaacagaaaaaagtcaTTAGAACGGTTATTGATTTTTCCACCCAATTTCAGatcatacatttttttcagaCATTCTTgggataagaaaattttaatttcattcatcacagtcagaaatcgatattgcgatgttttataaacggaatgacacacTTCTTATGGTGGTGTATATAAAAATAGGctggcaaaatttcagcacgataacTTCATTATTGATAACTACAACAgactataaattattttatcgtTTTATAATTTCACCTTACTATACAGTGTGGTTGATGTGTATTGCAACCAGTTTCagattgctatcatttctaaaccgctcgtgTGACATCTGACAGATTTGTTCCAGTAACAGTTCGTTTCATTGTTTACATGCTTGCAATAGCATGTTTATATATTgcaatcataaataaagttattcattaCAATTTCAGACGTGAAagttttatatttggctggaaaatcgCAAGCTACCGTCGcaaagtggttccaaatcgcacttttttggaaataattctgcaacttttgaacggataaatatacacccagagaaggaatatgatcacctcaaacatgtttcaagagcaaaatgttatttttggatggtgaccatgtaacatgttcgctgcaaccatgttattttctccgaAATTGTGTATGTGTTTTCtgaaaacatgttatgtttgccgagaaaacaacatttttgccacaaacattttacatggttaccatccaaaaataacattttgctcttgaaacatgtttgaggtgatcatattccttctctgggtatatcaatattttttcgtgtgtgaaagctgaggtgttttcttctaagtttgaaaatttgtgggtccctagTAGATCCACGGGCTGGCCTGTAGGCGTTGTGAGTTGGTTACCTcgaggtatgaaattttgttttagctgtcaactccacaattttgaaccgatttcaattttttctaatttgtggactttacaacttttaatctaaagcgcataaagtatacatattctgggtcgtggtgaaattttgagtcgatctgagcatgtccgtccgtccgtctgttgaaatcacgctaacttccgaacgaaacaagctatcgaccatatcagtccataatcatatatagcccccatataaaccgatcccgagatttggttttggagcctcttggaggagcgaatttcatccgattcagttgaaatttggtacattgtgctagtatatggccgttaacaaccatgcctaagtaggtccatatcggcctatagttatatatagccctgagataaatcgatccccaataacaaaaaattggtcatatcaagttcataattgtatatagcccccatataagcgacccccatatttcaattctggctatctacgtattgtctaatatataccacgtatggaataactcacaatttagaaaacgatattaagaagttttaagataccacaacccaagtaattcgattgtcgatgagagtctttcgtagaagtttctacgcaatccatggtggagagtacataagcttcggcctggccgaacttacggctgtatatacttgtttattttattattattttttttaatagtgtaAAATGCCAATTATAATAAGCtaatcaattttgttttttctatacagATTGGATAAAGTTCATACCGCCTTCAAACAACGCGTAGCtggtttgctatataaaataaacGCTGACATCATTGACAATGACAACGAAGAGAAAAGTAAAAACTGCAATATCGAAATTTGGTCAAGACCATGGTTGGAAAATGGTATTCAAGTAACTTTAAAATGCAACGAAGAAGACGAATTAGTTTTTAGCCATAGTGCCTAGGAGGATGAGAATGAAATTATTAGTATACTCAAGGTggttttgtttaaagaaataaatgaatgcagtgatttatattaaaaatgtatcTAAATATAGAGATCATGTCAATAGCTTTGGAAATCTAGTAAAATTCTCTCAAGTTACAAGGAGCTAAAATTAACGGGAGGCATTTCTATGATACCCTATTTTCATATATGGGTATAGTAAAAAGTAATCTTTTGTGAAATTAAAGACTATAATGACCGTAGTAAGAATGATCATAATTAGATCAAATATGCACCGTTATGTTCTAAAAAAGCAGAAATAGATAAAAATCACTTGGTGACAAGACCGTAGTATTAGGGGGAAGCATAAGATCCTCCCAACCAAGCTCCCGCAGCTTCTGGCGATGTCCTAcgcaggaaaaaaattaacaaaattttttcaattaagcttttagttaaattttcaaaaatattcggttaaaaatgtatatgattATTTGTCATTAGATtaaaaaacctcaaaaattaattgtatcaattaattttttatttgcatcaattaatgttttaattgactttggtgattgatgcaatcatttcagtgattgaagacatttcaattaaaaattaattggaacaattaatttcttcATTGAATTAAAAAGATATTTATTCTATAAATCGACCTTTATAGTAGATAATACCCTCTCAATTCATGCCGTCAGTACTGGATTGGCCAACAGTGTTGTAAGTACTGGGTTTTCCCCacgttggggatattttttcgtagaTGGGGACGACattttgagttggggatttggtggggaattaccTTGAATTTGGGATTTTTGTGGAGATGTGGGCCAAGACCTATTTTAAATCTTTTCGAGTGCACTCGATTCTAAATTTAagtattgttataccctccaccataggatgggggtatattaactttgtcattccgtttgtaacacatcgaaatattgctctaagaccccataaagtatatatattctgggtcgtggtgaaattctgagtcgatctaagcatgtccgtccgtccgtccgtccgtccgtctgtccgtcagtccggctgtccgtccgtctgtggaaatcacgctaacttccgaacgaaactagctatcgacttgaaacttggcacaagtagttgttattgatgtaggtcgaatggtattgaaaatgggccatatcggcccacgtttacgtatagctcccatataaaccgatccccaaatttggcttgcggagccttccggagcagcaaaattcatccgatccggttgaaatttggtacgtggtctaagtatacggtctctaacaaccatgcaaaaattgttccatatcggtccataaatatatatagcccccatataaaccgatccccagatttgacctccggagcctcttggaggggcaaaattcatccgatccggttgaaatttggtacgtggtgttagtatatggtctctaacaaccatgcaaaaactggtccatatcggtccataattatatatagctcccatataaaccgatccccagatttgacatccggagcctcttggaggggtaaaattcatccgatccgtttgaaattgggtacctgatgttagtatacggtatctaacaagcatgcaaaaattggtccatatcggtccataattatatatagctcccatataaaccgatccccagatttgaactctggagcctcttggatgagcaaaattcatccgatccaattgaaatttagtacgtggtgttagtatatggtctctaacaaccatgcaaaaattggtccatatcggtccataattatatatagctcccatataaaccgatccccagatttgacctccggagcctcttggaggagcaaaagtcatccgatgcggttgaaatttggtacatttcgttagtatatggcctctaacagccatgtaaaaattgtcaaattttattactatagaaagttttgtcaaaatttcatttctatagaaagttttgtaaaaagtttatttctataccaatgtttgtcaacattttatttccatagaaaattttgtcaaaattttatttctatagaaaattttgtaaaaaatttatttctgtagaaaattttgtcaacattttatttctatagacaattttgtcaacattttatttctatagaacattttgtcaacattttatttctatagaaaattttgtcaacattatatttttatagaaaattttgtcaaaattttattgctatagaaaattttgtcaacattttacttccatagaaaattttgtcaacattttatttctatagaaaattttgtcaagtttttatttctatagacaattttgtcaaaattttatttctatagaaaattttgtcaaactgaattatatacgtatttaatcggccttttttttgtttaatatataccccttatggactaacttacaatttagaagacagtgttaaaaagttttacgataccttgccatcggcaagtgttatcgcaacccaagtaattcgattgtggatgacagcctttagtagaagttcctacgcaatccatggtggagggtacataagattcggcctggccgaacttacggccgtatatacttgttcatcttgggcttatagaaaccgtagtttttatccaatttgcctgaaattggaaatctagaggtattttaggaccaaaaaatGGTGTGCCAAAActcgtgagtatcggtccagggtttggtatattccccatataggccgatctcccgattttacttcttgggcttatagaaacagtagtttttatccattttgcttgaaattggatatctagaggtattttaggaccataataaGGTATacgaaaaatggtgagtatcggtccagggttttgtatatcccccatatataccgatctcccgaatttacttcttgggcttatagaaaccgtagtttttacccaatttgcctaaaattggaaatctagaggtattttaggattatAAAGATGTATGGcgcaaatagtgagtatcggtccacgttttgatatagcccccatatagaccgatctccagattttacttctcgggctcaaagaaaccgtagtttttatactattggaaatctagaggtattttaggacaataacaagtatatacggccgtaagttcggccaggccgaagcttatgtaccctccaccatggattgcgtagaaacttcgacgaaagacagtcatccacaatcgatttacttgggttgtggtatcttaaaacttcttaacatcgttttataatttgtgagttagtccatacgtggattatactagacaaaaaaggtatgtataggtaagtgtacaaataattacgaatcgatatggacttttgcactgtacgtagagagccagaattgaaatatgggggtcgcttatatgggggctatatacaattatgaacttgatatggaccaatttttgtgtgattggggatcgatttatctgagggatagatataactatagaccgatatggacctagttaggcatggttgttaacagccacatattagcacaatgtatcaaatttcaactgactaggatggaatttgctcttccaagaggctccaaaaccacatctcgggatcgatttatatgggggctatatatagttatggactgatatggaccacttttggcatggttattatatatcatatactaccacagcgtaccaaatttcaagcagatcggatgaattttgcttctccaaaaggcaccggaggtcaaatctggggattggtttatatggaagatatatataattatggactgataggaaccaattcctgcatggatgttggataccatatactaacatcacgtaccaaattccaaccgaatgggaagaatcttgctcttccaaggggctctggaggtcaaatctggggatcggtttatatgggacctatatataattatggaccgatatcgaccaatttttgcatgggagtttgaggccatatatattaacaccacgtaccaaatttcaactgaatcagatgaattttggtcttccaagaggttcctgaggtcaaatctggtgatcggtttatatgggggctatatataattatgaaccgat contains these protein-coding regions:
- the LOC142222415 gene encoding sarcocystatin-A-like, whose translation is MNRIFLFTLSLAVVCIVINAQPSEPKLKLLGSVEQLEGPKKKEAVDVLENSLKKIAAGEKGPHYELDKVHTAFKQRVAGLLYKINADIIDNDNEEKSKNCNIEIWSRPWLENGIQVTLKCNEEDELVFSHSA